The following are encoded together in the Arcobacter aquimarinus genome:
- a CDS encoding DHH family phosphoesterase codes for MKKDFITNNKVDMAEYTKALQLIEKSRYILIITHVNPDPDSIGSALALSNLFYENRIKHKVFNISSDLPQNLDFIPRFDKITDQLPAFFDLAISVDCGTYKRLGFELDPSIPLINFDHHQSNEGFGTVNIVDPMKSSTAELVFEFFKHNGLYITKNSATALYVGIYDDTLAFSLSRCDEITFEKINFLVECGASPSDIANKLLRRDSLAKYRIIPKVLDSLELYKEGEVATIFAKEEWFKQTGAHSRDCEDALDMVMSIAVVRIAFFVRVVNGTSRVSLRSKGKIDVSSIAGYFGGGGHFNAAGCTLNILDVEEVKKIVLKEVLEVYK; via the coding sequence ATGAAAAAAGATTTTATTACAAACAATAAAGTTGATATGGCTGAGTATACAAAAGCTTTACAACTTATAGAAAAGAGTAGATATATACTAATCATCACTCATGTAAATCCCGATCCTGATTCAATTGGTTCTGCATTAGCTTTATCCAATTTATTTTATGAAAATAGAATAAAACATAAAGTTTTTAATATAAGTAGTGATTTACCACAAAATTTAGATTTTATTCCAAGATTTGATAAGATAACGGATCAGTTACCTGCTTTTTTTGATTTGGCAATTAGTGTGGATTGTGGAACTTATAAAAGGTTAGGATTTGAACTTGATCCTTCAATTCCACTTATAAATTTTGATCATCATCAATCAAATGAAGGTTTTGGTACAGTTAATATAGTTGATCCTATGAAAAGTTCAACTGCTGAGTTGGTATTTGAGTTTTTTAAACATAATGGTTTATACATAACAAAAAATTCAGCTACTGCACTTTATGTTGGTATTTATGATGATACTTTGGCTTTTTCATTGAGTCGATGTGATGAAATCACTTTTGAAAAAATCAATTTTTTAGTTGAGTGTGGAGCGAGTCCTTCTGATATTGCAAATAAGCTTTTAAGAAGAGATTCATTGGCAAAATATAGAATAATACCCAAAGTTTTAGATAGTTTAGAACTATATAAAGAAGGAGAGGTAGCAACAATATTTGCAAAAGAAGAGTGGTTTAAGCAAACAGGAGCTCATAGTAGAGATTGTGAAGATGCTTTAGATATGGTTATGAGTATTGCTGTTGTTAGAATTGCATTTTTTGTAAGAGTTGTAAATGGAACATCAAGAGTATCTTTACGTTCAAAAGGTAAAATTGATGTGTCTTCAATAGCAGGTTATTTTGGTGGAGGTGGGCATTTTAATGCTGCTGGTTGTACACTTAATATACTTGATGTTGAAGAGGTA
- the plsY gene encoding glycerol-3-phosphate 1-O-acyltransferase PlsY, producing MDFFSNTNVLFFIAAYLVGSIPFGSILAKTFAGVDIKTQGSKSIGATNVLRVVKETNPKLAKKLGIATVLLDALKGTVVLLAGLYYGVSDSTLWAIAVLAVLGHCYSVYLGLEGGKGVATGLGVYIVLIPIPTLIGAVVWIVCAKVLKISSLSSLLGLLAVIVSATFLNDGLNIGSNVPMYLIAFIIFYKHIPNIVRIIKGEEKKVI from the coding sequence ATGGATTTTTTCTCAAATACAAATGTTTTATTTTTTATTGCAGCTTACCTAGTAGGCTCTATTCCTTTTGGTTCAATCCTAGCAAAAACTTTTGCAGGTGTTGATATAAAAACACAAGGAAGCAAAAGTATTGGAGCTACAAATGTTTTAAGAGTAGTAAAAGAAACAAACCCAAAACTGGCAAAAAAACTAGGAATTGCTACAGTTTTACTAGATGCTTTAAAAGGAACAGTTGTATTACTTGCAGGTTTATATTATGGAGTTAGTGATTCTACACTTTGGGCTATTGCTGTACTTGCTGTTTTAGGACATTGTTACTCTGTATATTTAGGTCTTGAAGGTGGAAAAGGTGTTGCTACAGGACTTGGTGTTTACATAGTTCTTATTCCAATTCCCACATTAATAGGTGCTGTTGTTTGGATAGTTTGCGCGAAAGTTTTAAAAATCTCATCTTTATCTTCACTTTTAGGACTTTTAGCTGTGATTGTTAGTGCAACATTTTTAAATGATGGCTTAAATATAGGCTCAAATGTTCCTATGTATCTAATAGCATTTATCATCTTTTACAAACATATTCCAAATATAGTAAGAATTATAAAAGGTGAGGAGAAGAAAGTTATATGA
- a CDS encoding dihydroneopterin aldolase gives MKIEISNLTFKCIIGILDFERIKKQKVVIDLSFEYEFSKDIFINYADVANLVEKTMKKEKFLLLEDAILYLERLLNKTYTITNLKIKISKPNILKNCVVSLQN, from the coding sequence ATGAAGATAGAAATATCAAATCTAACTTTTAAATGTATTATTGGAATACTAGATTTTGAAAGAATAAAAAAACAAAAAGTTGTGATTGATTTATCTTTTGAGTATGAATTCTCAAAAGATATCTTTATAAACTATGCAGATGTAGCTAATCTAGTAGAAAAAACTATGAAAAAAGAGAAGTTTTTACTTCTTGAAGATGCTATCTTATACTTAGAAAGACTTCTAAATAAAACATACACTATAACAAACCTAAAAATCAAAATCTCAAAACCAAATATCTTAAAAAACTGTGTAGTAAGTCTGCAAAACTAA
- the nadC gene encoding carboxylating nicotinate-nucleotide diphosphorylase produces MINIKKFVKNAIIEDNGRGDLFFDVAPKGRFTARVICKSDGILAGIQYARVLARTEKFDCKFLKNDGDVLRKGDVIAELEGKASILLSSERTFLNMLQHASGIATQANKYAKMIEDTGVVLLDTRKTRPQLRDFEKYASRVGGAINHRLGLDDCLMLKDTHLRTIDNLAEFVKKARKRISWVTKIEIECETFEQVKEAMAAGGDIIMCDNMTPEQIREVVTFRNKEYPHILLEASGNINFETIREYAMTGVDAISSGSIIHQATWLDFSMKFD; encoded by the coding sequence ATGATAAATATCAAAAAATTTGTAAAAAATGCCATTATTGAAGATAATGGAAGAGGAGATTTATTCTTCGATGTTGCTCCAAAAGGAAGGTTTACTGCAAGAGTTATATGTAAATCAGATGGTATCTTAGCAGGTATTCAATATGCAAGAGTTCTTGCAAGAACAGAAAAATTTGATTGTAAATTTTTGAAGAATGATGGTGATGTCTTAAGAAAAGGTGACGTTATAGCAGAACTAGAAGGAAAAGCTTCTATTTTATTATCAAGTGAGAGAACATTTCTAAATATGTTACAACATGCAAGTGGAATAGCAACTCAAGCAAATAAATATGCAAAAATGATTGAAGATACGGGAGTTGTCTTACTTGATACGAGAAAAACAAGACCACAATTAAGAGATTTTGAAAAATATGCAAGTAGAGTGGGTGGAGCTATAAATCATAGACTTGGACTTGATGATTGTTTGATGTTAAAAGATACTCATTTAAGAACTATAGACAATCTTGCAGAATTTGTAAAAAAAGCTAGAAAAAGAATTTCTTGGGTTACAAAAATAGAGATAGAGTGTGAAACTTTTGAGCAAGTAAAGGAAGCTATGGCAGCAGGTGGTGATATTATTATGTGTGATAATATGACACCTGAGCAAATAAGAGAAGTAGTAACATTTAGAAATAAAGAATATCCACATATTTTACTCGAAGCTAGTGGAAATATAAATTTTGAAACTATAAGAGAGTATGCTATGACTGGTGTTGATGCTATTAGCAGTGGAAGTATAATTCATCAAGCAACATGGCTTGATTTTTCTATGAAATTTGATTAA
- the nadA gene encoding quinolinate synthase NadA: protein MNLKEEILKLKEELDVTLVAHFYQRDEVFELADITGDSLELAKKVMLTDSKFVVFCGVGFMGESVKVMSPQKRVLMPKIACCAMARMIDEGYYEQNLKKINEAGIPNENILPITYINSSAAVKAKVGEMGGMVCTSSNAYKIIEKGLHSGKKIFFVPDRCLGQNFAKSLKLKSAVVGDGSDLKEADIICYNGFCSVHQQFSVEDVEFYRNKFPDILIAVHPECDPSVCDAADFVGSTSQLITYIKGLDEKQKVAVGTEFNMVNRLRTKNTYILSSTKPECPTMNETTLEDVYKTLKSIKDDNISKENEIFVSEDTAKWAKVALERMFEV from the coding sequence TTGAATTTAAAAGAAGAAATATTAAAACTAAAAGAAGAGTTAGATGTTACTTTAGTAGCACACTTTTATCAAAGAGATGAAGTTTTTGAGTTAGCTGATATTACTGGGGATTCATTGGAATTAGCAAAAAAAGTGATGTTGACTGATTCAAAATTTGTTGTTTTTTGTGGAGTTGGGTTTATGGGTGAAAGCGTAAAAGTTATGAGTCCACAAAAAAGAGTTTTGATGCCAAAAATCGCTTGTTGTGCAATGGCAAGGATGATTGATGAGGGATATTATGAGCAAAATCTAAAAAAGATAAATGAAGCAGGTATTCCAAATGAAAATATCTTACCAATTACATATATAAACTCAAGTGCAGCAGTAAAAGCAAAAGTTGGGGAGATGGGCGGTATGGTTTGTACATCTTCAAATGCTTATAAAATCATAGAAAAAGGTTTACATTCAGGTAAAAAAATATTTTTTGTACCTGATAGATGTTTGGGGCAAAACTTTGCAAAATCATTAAAACTAAAATCTGCTGTTGTTGGTGATGGAAGTGATTTAAAAGAAGCTGATATTATCTGTTATAACGGTTTTTGTTCAGTTCATCAACAATTTTCTGTAGAAGATGTGGAGTTTTATAGAAATAAATTTCCTGATATTTTAATTGCTGTTCATCCTGAGTGTGACCCTAGTGTTTGTGATGCTGCTGATTTTGTTGGTTCAACTTCACAATTAATAACATATATAAAAGGTTTGGATGAAAAACAAAAAGTAGCTGTTGGAACAGAATTTAATATGGTAAATAGATTAAGAACGAAAAATACATATATTTTAAGTTCTACAAAACCTGAGTGTCCAACTATGAATGAAACAACACTAGAAGATGTTTATAAAACTTTGAAATCTATAAAAGATGATAATATTTCAAAAGAGAATGAGATTTTTGTATCAGAAGATACTGCTAAGTGGGCGAAAGTAGCATTAGAAAGGATGTTTGAAGTATGA